A segment of the Carya illinoinensis cultivar Pawnee chromosome 1, C.illinoinensisPawnee_v1, whole genome shotgun sequence genome:
CTCCATCGGCGTCTAAAAGAGTTTCAGGAATATAATCTTCATTTGCCACCAAAGCATTTTCTATCGACAGGTTTAGATGTACCTGTCATTCAAGAAAGGTGTAAATTGCTTGACAAATATTTAAAGGTCAACCACTGAATCTCACTTTTCTGATCATTTGGAGTATAAAATTCAACTATTTAGAAGAAATATCTGTGTCTGAGATGTGTTGGAATTTCAAACTAAATTCTGATCGCTATTCTTGCTGGCTTGCTCTTTCTTGTTGAGATGTATGtattttgtgatattttttcTTACGTCTTTGCTTCATTTCTTACTGATAGTTCTTCCAAAATCTAAAGATGCTTATGCTTAttcaaagtttttttctttttttgttgttttttttgtgggggggggggggaagagccCCTCTCACCCACAAGTTAGACTAATCTCCTGGGCACTTACAAATGGGCCCACTGACAAGTGATTGGTAAACTCAAGAAAATGCCTCGGGAAATTCCCCTACAGGGGAAGCAAACATGTGTCCTAGGATCTTGACTTCTTAAGGCATGGTCTATGACCAACTTTTCTACCCATGGGATTATAATAACCACTAAATTTGGAATTTGAGTGCAGCTTACCTATGAGAAACAACTCCACTTTATGCTTTACTAGCTAATTTTATCTCCTTATGCTGGGTAATACTACTGTCTGTTGTTTCCTATCGTTCAATAACATTATGTGTTGTTGTTCTTCAGAAACTCATGCAGCTTCCAACAATTTCAAGATCAATTGAAGTTTGGGACTTTCTCAGTGTTGACTCTCAGGTTctgtattttcttcttctcttttggcTGAATTTTTTCCTTCAGCTAGAAGAGTGGTGACGTTGGATCTCTGCTTCTGAGGAgaagttttattgttattttttttactattgcAGACTTATCTGTTCTCGAATTCCTTTTCTATCATTGAAACTTTGTCAGGTATATCATGTTTTAATGCACAATGCTGAACTTAGGTTatgtctttttcctttcctttgacTCATCCTATCTTTCCATATTTGTTGGGAACTTTCTAGTTGATCTAGAGGATAAGCCATCAGAAAAGAGTAAAAAGCTTCCAAATTTACTTGGACCTGTTACCAACAACGTATCTTCAAGGAGAGAACATTTAGGCTCCGAAAGTAAGGAGCCTGCATTCCATGCGAAGAGTAATGTTATGGCAGATGGGCTACGATCAAATGGAAAAGGCATGTCTCATTTTCCTGTAAAACATCTTGGCAAAGAATTCAGAAATTCATTTAATAATTCTGGTGGTGATTCAGATGCTAGGCTGCAAAACTATGCAGCTTCACCCACTTACTTGGGGAACCCGGTAACAGGAAGAGATGACAATGCTTTGGAAGAGGCATCCGAGTCGCTTCTTGATGCTGCTACTGACCCAACCCTTCCTACAGAGGTAATCGCTAATTGTTGCCTTTGGAACGATTGGAACCTATTCTGTTATGTGCTAGATGATGCTTTCTTTAACAAAATTTGTAGTTTCTGGGGTTATTATGTTATAACATGCATTTCTTGTACAGTGGGTGCCGCCAAATTTAAGTGTCCCCATATTAGATTTGGTAGATGTCATCTTCCAGCTTCAAGATGGCGGATGGATCAggtattatacatatatatatattcttttagaagTAGGTATTATACATACATACGTACGTAAATATAGATAGCAATTGTTATCCTCTCTCCTTATATTTTGTCATCATATGGTATCGCAAGGGTAACAAAATCACATCTTGATCTGATTGGTTGAACAACTTTTGCTGAACACTTATCTTGTGTGCATTACAGGCGGAAGGCTTTTTGGGTGGCCAAACAGATACTACAACTAGGAATGGGTGATGCCTTTGATGATTGGTTAATTGAAAAAATCCAGCTTTTGCGTAAGGGATCAGTTATTGCTTTAGGGATCAGGCGGGTTGAGCAGGTAAACTTTGATGCCATTTGCTCTCTAGAGTTTTTCAAAGTTTTTTCgtagttttttgaaattttgtatattgttatttcttttttctttttgaagtcTTTAGATTGGATATTAGGCTTAAGATACTGTGAAGTTTATTTTTACCATCCTAAATTAATCTGTTGGTGATTAACTGGATATAAGTTTGTAAATATGACTCTGTGTTGACTAAGAGGAGTGGATATGGCATATTTTTCCACCCAGGGTTCGTTGAGGATCAATCTTGATGATGTTCATAACACTACAGCCATGGTGAAATTGTGTTTCATATATGAGTATCATAGGAGGGGCTTCAGTCTTTACAGAGCAACATGGAATTTTAACGAGTAATAAGTTTGAATAGTTCTGATAATGTGTTCTGTTTTTCATTTGATCGAGCCATTTCAGAAGTTCCTGAAAATGAAAAGGCATATCAAGGTTGTATTTGATGATCTGCAAGCTCTTCATGTTATTTTCCTGCTTCTTTAAAATGATGTGGaaaatcaactgaaagaatttaGAAACATTCTGTATAAAAGCCCCAGTGCACAAGCATCGGGGCACACCATTGATGTGGTGGAAGCCAAGTCTGtggtttctaaaaaaattaaaaaataaatgggtGGGACAATTATGGCATACTGGCGGGCAAATAGAAGCAAACTATGGCTTATTTCTCCCATCTTCTTATTATCCCAATATTTTCCTTCCGAGTTCTATCCCCATCTTTCATCCTGAGATCCATGCTGCCTATTAGTTGGTGCTGTTTGGTTGCTGCCTGAGATGCCTTTCACTTAAAAGTGTTGCTGTTTGCTGCTGCTATCATTGTTGTGCTGCATCTTTATTTAAAAGAGACAGATTGCTGTCATTGGTTGTTGTCATGTTGTATTCGGTACTGTTGCTGCTTGAGATGATCGACTCGTTCCTGCTTTTGTTGTGATTTCTGGTTCtactattatttaattgttGGTGATACTGCCGCTTTATTACTTATAATATCCAATGGTATTAGTTTGCTGAGATCCATGTTGCTGCCCAGGGCTTTTTTTATTCCTCCAGGCTGAAACTAGCATGGGACAAAATGCTTGAATTCTGCACAAATTGTGAATCTGCCATGTTTTATAGGACGGGGTAGTAGAAACATGAATGAATTGTATGGGACAAAACAATCAAATTGCACAGAAACTCTTTGATGCAATGGCAAAATGAAACTTTATTATGAGTTTTACGAGCctactctatttaaaaaatgttgacGTGGCGTCCATGTCAATGGTGTGCCCAGCACTTGCACAGCCCATGGCTGTATACAATGGACTTTAGAATTTAATGTATGGGATTCCCCACCCTATTCCTGATATTTTAATTAGCATTAATCACTGATGAGTTGGGCAACTTCAACAGTAGGCATGTGCTCTGGTTTACATTCTTGTGCTCTATTAATGACATGTAGGAAAAGGGCAAATACTGCATCTACTCTGAGTTTCAGTGAATAGATTTcgaaaattaaatagaaaatatgTTTTGCTGGGAATTTCCCCTTTGGAAAAGTACATTTAATAATTCTTCCAACGCAGAAGAAAATGGGTTGGATGTAGTTTTTTCCCCAAGAAAAGGggaaaagttttgaatgaattctCGACTTTTGGGAAACCGGGGGGCGGGGGGCTGAATTTTTTTATGACAATGGCAAGTCTTTTTACACCCTGCTTTCAAATAGTAGCTGTACAAGAAGCTTGTTTTGTAGACTTTTAAGAGAAGATATATTACTGATTTGGGctccaatattattaattagatACTCTGGCCTGATGGGATATTCATAACTAAGCATCCAAAGCGACGACCACCACCATCTACTAATCAATCCCAGAATTCACCTCATGGCCAACAACCGACAGGAATATCTTCACCTAAACTTACTTATGAGCAACAACAGGAGGCAGTTCGACGTGCAAAGTTTGTATATGAGCTAATGATTGGTAATATCTTCTGTACAGCATGGTCCCTATTGTTATCCATGCTGACACTACAAATTGCTGACTCTTATCTTGGAAATTCAACGGCTCtatcttctttttcccttcatctttttttttttttttgaatgtaGATAACGCGCCAGCTGCTATCGTAGGTCTTGTTGGTCGTAAGGAGTATGAACAGTGTGCAAAGGATCTCTATTTCTTTATTCAGGTAATTTTGATTCCGTTATCGAATAAGCTAACTTTTTGTTTCCTGGCCAATGTCAATGGGATAGTTTTGTTTGAACTTTATCACTTGAATTTTGGTTTTGAACAACCTTTTTCTACATCCTCAAATTTCTTTAATCTTTTATGCCAAGGATTAAGCTCTGATTCATCTTCGGTTAGAAGATTTTGTCGAGCAAATAGATGGGATTGTTGCCACTACTTTGGATTGTTGGTGTTTCTTAATTGATTAAAGACTGTAGAGCCTGTTACGAAAAATAATTGCATTGCCATGCAGTGTAATACCTACCTCCACAAAAGAAAAAGACGCATTAGATATTTTAAGGGCTTGGTTGGGAACACaaatcatctcatcccatctcaacatttctcataatttcattttcaaacatcactcaaatacacacttttgaatttcaaatttttaactttttcatctaatcatacCTAATCAatgaatcattacaactttatcaaacttccaaagaaaacacaaaaagccatacaactttttcaaattccaaaacatattaaaaaaaattatattctggCAATATTTTaacgttataatatttttaatcaaccttttctctctccttttccaaaatcaaataaaacatcttaactcaaactatttcactattatttacaaatcatttcactactatttttcatttaatttcattttattcctCAAACATCCCCTAAGTTTTCACGATACAGGAAAAAAAAGGTCAGAAAATGCAAGTTTCTGTTGTATGTCTCACAATTTGTCGATGTTCTTTTCACATTGCTGCTTCTTTATGATTAACACACCCCCCATTCAGAAAATGTGATCAGCAGATGAAGTCTTGCCAAAACAAGGGTGGGTGGGGGCCTCAGTATAAACTACTTGGGTCGTTATGAATaatacaaaaatagaatcactGATTCACCATCCTTCTGTTTTCAGAGGGCAACATTTGAATCTAATTGCAATAAATCTTGGGTTTCCCTACCTGTTGTGTTTTAGTTTCAGtcataaaaaatttagtatCATTGGGATGGGGAATGGCTTCCTAAAATCCTCCCCTTCTCCCCCAGCCACCAACACAAAAATAGTCTGGTTTTGCTCTTTGGTTAGAAGATAGTTGTATTGATCTGGGATCAGGATATTCTTAGTTGAGTCATAATCACTTTTTTCTTGTGCAGTCATCCGTTTGTTTGAAGCAGCTTGCTTTTGACCTTCTCGAGTTGCTGCTGTTGTCTGCGTTTCCAGAGCTAGATTATGTTTTCAAACAGTTGCAAGAAGAAAAGCATAAGTTTGGTGAATTTAAGGaaaattaatggaaattaaACTACAGATATTGCTTGATAACTGGTGcatttttttcccaaatttGATGGCATCTATTGTTGGCTAATCATCGATTCATTCATATGTCCGAATCCTGTAATTAGCATTTTGGTTTGGCATCTGAGAAAATTCCGAAATTGTATGTAAACAACGATGAGATTAGTGCaaatatatcttttataaaGCTTTCCTCCTATCACAAATTGCAGGAGAAATTGGCTTTTGATATGATATTTTACACGTTTTTAAGAAATGCTACAGTTGTTACATTGCTACTCAACAAGTCAACCAGGTTTGAAAAGAGTGAAGCACTGAAGCTGCAAGCCCTTGCCATTTGTCTTTAGTTTGAACCAACCCTGTTTTGGTTTTAGGTAAAAACCTTCAACCCAATCAAATAAAACCAGATGCTTCGGCCGGGAATTAGGATGGACTCCTCCAAATGCCAGCACTGAGAAATCCGAGTCGTTTCATGACCTGAGGTATATGCGCAAAAGCAAAGAACCCTCAAGTTTCAAAGTAAAATTGGTTCAGGTTGATGTAAAGCTAGATTCGAGGCAGAAATAGTCAAAGCTTGAATTCTTAACCACCGCGGCTGATGCTACCAAAGAAATATCTTTTCTCATCAGCCCACGTAAAGGAACACAACTACAAAAAGTATAAACACGGACTACGACAATCTTTCAACTGCGGATAATTCGCAACCCTCAAATCCTCAACTGTCACCTAGAAGCCCAGAGCCACTTATTAAACAGCACAAACATGAAGTTTAACTGTTTTACTTTAATGGTGTCAACTGGTAAATGTAACATCCAATCTAATTTCATAACAAAAAATGAAGTTAACTGTTCGTGCCATTCCTTGGACAGAAACAATCACATTGGGCCTAAACCGGTGACTAATTGCAGCAACTATAATGGAATTATACCCAAGCAGCAGCTAATTGGTTTTGAATACAACTCGAACATATTGAGTATCTAACTTGCAAGACAGATGGTTGATACTGTGATTTTAAATCCCCATTCTAATCCTAGAACTTGGGGAGTTGATCAGGACTATCAACCTTCAACCTCAAGacattttaaacaaaatcaaaattcGGACTTCACTGAAATAGTAAGTAATTGAAGGGAAAACAACAGTGGGCTCGCACATCTTTGTCCAAAATGAAAGCTACAAACTAATCAAAATCAGAACAGCTCAATCATCATTAAACAGGTTATAACACCCATCAAATATTGCTTTTATCAAACCAGTCCCAACACAAAAATATGCATCTAATCAAACTGTAATTTGGCATCCAAATTACGACCAAGACACTCTCTGGTAATGGCTTAAGCAGTAGCAGCCGCTCCCTTCTTCCTTGGTGCTGCTTGAGTACctaaaaatatcacaaaaaacaaatcaacaacgggaaataaaaaggaaataaaatatcGCGCAAGAAAAGGAAAGATAAAGTCATACCCTCTCTGAAGCCGCTCTTGAATCTTCGAGGAACATGGCGGAGGTACCTCATTCTTCCAGTTCCGGTAGTCTTCCGTCGGATCGCCTTCACACTCCAGTTATCTAAATTCCAAAAGACAAGCAGAACAACATAAATCGTTGCTCCAAACCACAACAACAAATACCTTTaacaccaaaaatctcattttcttctttaaaaataaaaagaaaacgacAGCCACCCAGAACCTTAAATTCACACACACCGAACACTTGCGAACGAAAGAATAAGAAGAACGCCACCCCCAAACACAATTAATTCAGTAACAAGACACACACAATGTTGAAAGAAAAATGACCATTGCTTAACTTAAGCCACACCAACAGAAATGAAAACCAAAGCGAAAAGACAACCACCACCCAGTATCaaacaaatccacaaacacagtTTACCAGTAAAACTTCAAAAATCCATATAACGCAAGCATATataaagatacaaatatttacGTTTGCATAAAGAGAGGGGCTTACATGTCCTCTTACGAGCGGCGGGGTAGGCACAGGCAGCGCAGCGACTCTTCTGGAGATGGAAGCTGCGGCGGCCACACCTCACGCAGAGGGTGTGAGTCTTATTTCTCCTCTTTCCGAAGCTCCCCGTTCCCTTCCCCTACATATGATACAATTTCTCAAACACGGATCAGAAAAAAAGATACAGACTTCCATGGTGACAATAGGTTGATACTAAAATACCTAGGGAGAGGGCTTACCATTGGGACAGATGCAGTAACCCTGGCCGAGTGAGAGGAGGTGCTGTTTAGGGTAAGCAATGAAGGTGCGGCGGAGAGGggattgtttatatatataggggttTGTAAGAGAGATTTAAGACCGAGAGCAAGGGGTTCTTTTGAGTCTAGGTTTCGTTAGGGCAATTTGGGAAAATGAATCGTTAGCCTCGAACAGCTTGTCGTGGCTACGTCTGATTGGTCAGTTCGGCTTTCGTCCTGGTTCCCCAAGGGAAAAGTTAACTGGGCCGTGGGCTAGGATGTGTTATTTCGATTGTAGGACCAACCAAAGATGGGCCGTGGGTGTATGAGTCATTTGACGCTCCCCAAGAGTGCCGAACCAGTCTTGTCTCTCAAGTCTCATGCCATTGCTCTCGCTCCCGCCCTCTCTTTCTAGTTTCTACTTTCTATGACGAAGCCAAAGCCAAAGCGCGCGGGAGATCCTTTCTTTTGGTTCCAATAAACAAACAGAGCCTCGCAGACAATTACCGGGAAAACACACAGTGATCAATCAGAAAGCCAGAGAGAAAAATGGGAGAAGGCAGCTGGTACTCAAAATTCCCGGCATTTCCTTACGACCCGTATTCCATTCAGATCGACTTCATGAACGCCCTCTATCACTCTCTCAACCAAGGCGGCGTCTCCATGCTCGAAAGCCCcaccggtctctctctctctctctctctctctctctctctctctctctctctctctctctctctctctctctctgtgtacaTTATGTTTACATATGCACTCATCTACATATACTCAATCAGTATTTTCTGTTTTCCTGTTCTCGCTTTCTTTTATGTCCATGAAATTGACATGTGaagtattttgtttttatggcaCTTTAGTTAATCCAGTGATGTTTAAATGCGTAAACAGTCCTAAATTTGTAAATCAAATATCTAAGGAaacctttcctctttttctttttgtaaatttttaaagTGGCTTTTGTTACGTGAGAAATATTTTCGTTGCAATAGGGACAGGTAAAACTCTGAGTATCATTTGTAGTGCTTTGCAATGGGTAGTTGACCGGAGGAAACAACAAAATTCTGCAAAAGGAGGCGAGTTCGACAAGAATCCAGCAAATGACGGTCAGCTTGGTTCAGAAGATGAGCCTGATTGGATGAGAGACTTTGTTATGAACAAAGACAACCAAGTCGAGGAGAAGAAGATTAAGATGAAGAAatttggtgttggttttgggaAACCTGATAAGAGAAGTAATCAAGGAAATTGCAAGGATTTGTTTTCGTCGGGCTCGAAGGAGGAAGATTTTGTTACAAAGAAAGAGCGAGAGAAtttgcaaaagaaaaatgatgcaGTGCAGATGAGTGACGAGGAGTTCTTGTTGGAAGATTATGAAAGTGACGAGGAAGGAGCTGGTGGGACGTCAAAGAGGAAGGCTGGTAAGGGTCCTCATATTCCATCAAGTgacgaggaagaggaagaagatcagTCTGATGAGGAAGACGATGAGGAGAAGCTGAAGGTTTATTTTTGTAGTCGGACACATTCGCAGCTTTCACAGTTCATAAAGGAATTAAGAAAGACAGTTTTTGCTAATGAGGTGAAGATTGTGTGTTTAGGCTCTAGGAAAAATTTCTGCATCAATGAAGGTTTGGTAAATTGTTAttgcattatgttttttttGCTTTGGAATTGTGTTAAACATGATAATTTGTTCATGGGATATGTATTTCAGGGGTATTGAAACTTGGAAACTCCACTCGAATTAATGATCGGTGCTTGGAGCttcaaaaaaacaagaaaaatgaggtCTCAAAAATTAAGGTACAACAATACTCGTATTACTCAAATTTGATGCATGCTTTTGGGTTTGGTTTCCCAGAAACTTGTCCAGCTTGTCagaagaaatattataaattcgTATGTGGGGGGCTCATTTTCTCCATAAATAATTTTAGTATCCAGACTCCTTACTTTCATAGACAGGAGAATTATCAGATGCCGCAGCATAGAAATTCCAAAGGATAACCTAGTGAAAATAACTGTGCATATATAATATggcttatattaaaaaaaaaaaaaaaaaatcctagatGTCTATCTTTGCCAAACCCAAGTCCTATCactattaatctgtgtaccataTTCAGGCATTTTTACCTCATtttgttgaaacttgaaatGACTAGATGCTAATCTCTGTTGGTTATCAAAGAGTGTTGCTCTTGACTGAGGGAAGAATTGATTTTCAGAATTTAGATACAGGAGGGAGAATACGCAGGACCAAGGCCTCTTCTGGATGCCCAATGCTTAGAAAATCCAAACTACAAAGACAATTCAGAAGTGAGGTATCTCAACAAGGGGCCTTGGATATTGAAGATCTTGTTAGCATTGGAAGAAAGATGGGAACTTGTCCATATTATGGCTCCAGAAGCATGCTCCCTGCAGCTGATCTTGTGGTTCTACCCTATCAATCTCTTCTATCAAAATCATCTCGTGAATCACTAGGCCTAAAGTTGAAGAATAATATTGTCATAATAGATGAGGCTCACAATCTAGCTGACTCACTTATCAGCATGTATGACTCAAAAGTTACTTTGATGCAGGTAAACAAGTTAACTTCATTTGTTTCTCATTACTGTTAAGTGACTTCCAAAATCTAGTTCACAAATGGTATTTGGATTTGTGAGTGTGGTTTGGCTGCTCTTTGAGCAATGTTCTGAGCCCTCTTTTGAATAGAACCAAATAGCATTGCTCCCCCAAATACTGATTGAAGAATGAGATCATAGGTTCTACCCTATAATGGTTGGAAGCCCTTTGATTACATGCCCCTTTTGGTGTACGATTCCTTAGCTGGCCTGTTTGGTAACGAGCTCTTTGATGGCCTTTCATAAGTGATGCTTagatatcaaagaaaaaaaaaggacctgTGACAATGTTGGAGTTAGAGTTGCTAAGTCTTCCATTAATATACTTCGAGGTTAAAACTTTTTCTGCCAAAAAATTAAGCTTCTATGGGGATATTCTAGATGCTTGGTGTAAATGTTTTCATGGGATATTGAAACAGTTGTGCTGACTTTCCTGCAGCTGGAGAATGTACATTTCCACGTAGGGAGGTACTTTGAGAGATTTCGCAATCTGTTGGGACCTGGTAATCGGAGATATATCCAAACCCTGATGGTTGTTAGCCGGGCTTTTCTCCAAATTTTACATGAGAATCCCAGTTACGCAGATCTGTCCCAAGACACTGAAAAGACTTACAGAGCAAATGGTTCCTCTGATTCCTCACTGGCCATTAATGATTTTCTATTTTCACTCAATATCGACAACATCAACTTGGTTAAATTGCTTCAATATATAAAGGAAAGCAACATCATGCACAAGGTGAGTCCTTCTGCAAGTTTGTACGACAAGATGCCAGATGATTCTTTCTCCCTCTTTCCCCCACTTTTGATGTAAGATGTACTTGATCTTTCAGGTCAGTGGTTATGGAGATAAAATGGCTAGCTTGCAAAATTGTTCAACAAAGCATGACACTTTGGAATGTAATGAGGGAAGCATTCTGCCAGATTTTCGGGCATTATCGGTCATATTGCAATCACTGACAAACAATGATGGTGATGGGAGGATAATCCTCTCAAGGTCTCAAACAACATGCTCCAGGCAAGGAGGATACATAAAATATGTCATGCTTTCTGGTGAAAAGATCTTTTCAGAGGTTCTCCCTAAGTTGCTTATTTTGTTTTGGCTAGACGTTTTATTCCCCTATAtcgataatttaattttgatctcCCTACAGATTGTGAACCAAGCACATGCTGTTCTACTGGCTGGAGGAACTCTCCAACCAATAGAAGAAACAAGGGAGCGACTTTTCCCATGGCTACCAACAAATCAGTTGCAGTTCTTTTCTTGCAGTCATATTGTCCCTCCTGAGAGTATTCTGCCAGTTGCAGTTTCCTGTGGCCCTTCTGGTCAGTCTTTTGATTTTAGCTACAGCTCCAGAAGCTCATTAATCATGgtaagtatatagtatatagccATCTTTGTAACTCTTTGTAGAAATTGCTGTCTCTATGCACTCTTAGTAATCTAATCGATCATTTCCTTACTAACATGGAATAATTTACCGTGTATTCCTGCACACAGATTTCCTACACAGAGTTTATCTGTAACTATTTAACTTCCTATTTTGGTCTTATCAACTACTTGGTTCAAGTGTactgaaagaaaaattatattatttacttttgCATTTCATTTTCCCAATAAACCTTTATGTATGATGGTTGACTATGCTTTGTTATGGGCTTGGTTTTACAGATTCAGGAGCTGGGGCTTATGCTTTGCAATTTGGTTACTGTAGTTCCTGAAGGAATTGTTGTCTTCTTCTCTTCGTTTGACTATGAAGGACAGGTCTATGATGCATGGAAGGCTTCAGGCATCTTGGATAGGATTATGAAGAAGAAATGTGTATTTAGGGAGCCTAGAAAAACTACTGATGTGGAATCTGTTCTCAAGGAATATAAGGAAACAATTGATGCATTGTCTGTTGAGGAATCTAAAGGAAATCCAGCTTCTCAGAGTGGTGCAATTCTCCTTGCTGTTGTTGGTGGAAAGATATCAGAAGGCATCAACTTGAGTGATGGGATGGGTCGATGTATAGTCATGGTTGGACTGCCCTATCCTAACCCATCTGACATTGAGTTGATTGAGAGGGTGAAGCATATTGAAGGTCTGGGAAATTCAAATAGCATTACTCCCAAGTTTTCAGTTACTAATGAAGCTTACAATGGAGATGTGGAGGTTGGGTTTGACATCCTAAGAAGTTGTAGACGCAGAGGAAAAGAATACTATGAAAATCTTTGCATGAAGGCTGTAAATCAATCTATTGGTGCGTACTAACTACAATATTTACTCTTAGAAGTCCATATTCAACCCTGGTAAATCATATGGTTGATTTACTAGGATGTTACGTGACATTCTAAATGCAGTAACCTGGAACCAGGCTCCAGTTTCTG
Coding sequences within it:
- the LOC122282485 gene encoding 60S ribosomal protein L37-3-like → MGKGTGSFGKRRNKTHTLCVRCGRRSFHLQKSRCAACAYPAARKRTYNWSVKAIRRKTTGTGRMRYLRHVPRRFKSGFREGTQAAPRKKGAAATA